The nucleotide sequence GAGCATCGGCTTGGGCAGCTACCTCCAGCTGGGCCGCGGCGAGGAGAAGAACCAGGGCCGGCGCAACCCAAAGATAGTTTCTTCCTGCCTGGAGGCCCTGGTCGGCGCCATCTACCTCGATTCCGACCTCCCGGCCGTCGCCGCCGTGGTCATCGCCCTCTTCAAGGAGTACCTGGAACAGCTGCTCAGCCAGGAGATGCGCATCAATGACTACAAGTCGGAATTGCAGGAATTGATCCAGAAGCACCGCAACATCCTGCCCAGCTACAAGGTGGTGGCCGAGAACGGCAAGCCGCCCGACACGCGGTTCAAGGTGGCCGTTTTCCTGGAAAACAGCGAGATCGGCAGCGGCTGGGGCAAGAACCGCCGCGAGGCCGAGCAGGAAGCCGCGTTGATTGCCTTGAAGAATATCGGTAATTTTATACACTTTGAGAGGCTTTCAGACACGTTCTTCGCGGAAAAGCCCAAGGGACAGTAGGAATCGGTAAACGGTGTACGGTTGACGGCTGACGGGAAAACCAAAAAAATGCTTCCCAATTGGCATAAAATGGAGCTAGGCAAGTTAAAAAAAGCGTTTTTTTAATAGATTTTGGTTGATTTTTTTTGCCGTTTGCCGTATACCTTACACCGTATACCGAGAAATGGAGGTACTGATGTCCTACACGCACCATGAGCTGAAACTCAAGACGGTCGCCGAGCTGCGCGAGATCGCCGCGACAATCGAAAACGAGGCGGTCCAGGGCCATTCGCAGATGAACAAGGAGCACCTCCTGGTCGCCCTGTGCACGGCCCTGAACATCGATATGCACGAGCACCACCAGGTGGTGGGCATCGACAAGAGCAAAGTCAAGAACCGCATCCAAGCCATGAAGGACAGGCTGGCCGCCGCCATCGCCGCCGGCGACCGCAAGCAGATCAGGTTCTGCCACCGCCAGATACACAGGCAGAAGCGGAACATACATAAAGCAACGGTATAGAGCTTGGTTTACGGTTTACGGCTAACGGTAGACGGCAAGGACCTAAATCAAATCAATAAACTGTCGCGAAAGGGTCCTATTCTCACCGTCCACCGTAAGCCGTATGCCGTACGCCGAGATCAAATTTGCGAACTTTTCCATAATCACCTGCGTTAATAGACCTGAGGAGGTATTCCATGAAAAAGTT is from Candidatus Aminicenantes bacterium and encodes:
- the rnc gene encoding ribonuclease III; translated protein: MDDLQKKLGYRFRDEELLRSALTHKSYNEGGRNRGLDNERLEFLGDSVIGMVITDYIYRRCRDNSEGDLAKMRAHLVSSNLLFKVAKSIGLGSYLQLGRGEEKNQGRRNPKIVSSCLEALVGAIYLDSDLPAVAAVVIALFKEYLEQLLSQEMRINDYKSELQELIQKHRNILPSYKVVAENGKPPDTRFKVAVFLENSEIGSGWGKNRREAEQEAALIALKNIGNFIHFERLSDTFFAEKPKGQ